The Halomonas sp. 7T genome contains a region encoding:
- the tsaA gene encoding tRNA (N6-threonylcarbamoyladenosine(37)-N6)-methyltransferase TrmO, which produces MDDGPHGEHFSITPIGYIESDYPDKFGVPRQPGLAPDAHASLVLMPPYNDPLTVRGLEDFSHLWVSFIFHQSPTRWTPLVRPPRLGGNRKVGVFASRSTHRPNRLGLSLIELGNVDTSDGVRLQLVGCDLISGTPVVDIKPYLPWAEAKLDAKAGFAPHAPDRLSVCFSQAAQISLAARTDGISLHALIEQVLGQDPRPAYQRNGASERTYGVRLRDVDVKFRAIIKPGAKNSATTLEVVAIDPF; this is translated from the coding sequence ATGGATGACGGCCCGCACGGCGAACACTTTTCGATCACGCCCATTGGCTATATCGAAAGTGACTACCCCGATAAATTCGGTGTTCCCCGCCAGCCAGGGCTAGCGCCCGACGCTCATGCTAGCCTCGTACTGATGCCACCTTACAACGACCCGCTTACTGTGCGCGGCTTAGAAGACTTTAGCCACCTATGGGTCTCGTTTATTTTCCACCAAAGCCCGACACGTTGGACGCCATTAGTGCGTCCACCCCGCTTGGGCGGCAATCGTAAAGTGGGCGTGTTTGCCAGCCGCAGCACCCACCGGCCGAATCGGTTAGGCCTTTCGCTGATCGAACTAGGTAACGTCGACACATCTGACGGGGTGCGCCTGCAGCTTGTAGGCTGCGATTTAATCAGCGGCACCCCCGTGGTCGATATTAAACCCTACCTACCTTGGGCAGAGGCAAAACTCGATGCAAAAGCAGGCTTTGCGCCGCATGCTCCCGACCGGCTTTCCGTGTGTTTCAGCCAAGCCGCCCAGATAAGCCTCGCCGCCCGGACCGACGGCATATCACTCCACGCGCTCATCGAGCAGGTGCTGGGGCAAGACCCACGCCCTGCCTACCAGCGCAATGGCGCCAGCGAGCGTACTTACGGCGTACGGCTGCGGGATGTCGATGTAAAGTTTCGCGCTATTATAAAACCAGGTGCTAAAA